A region of the Manduca sexta isolate Smith_Timp_Sample1 chromosome 5, JHU_Msex_v1.0, whole genome shotgun sequence genome:
tatgGCCAACATTCCATGTTGCTGGGGGCACCACCTTAATAGTAaaggaaagtaaaaaaaagacgaaaataaagtaagttaaatttaattaaaataatcatctGTTTAGGACAGCATTTATGTTAACCTATTATAACGTAgctaatacattattatttatcgaGTCAATATAGACCTGCAGAGTACTTCTGCTTCTGTACTTGTAGATTCTTGATAGTGCTTCTTGTCATACTGGACTAGTCTATTCAGACTTGTATgtgtaaattacaaaacatttattttactccttttaattattatcatgcAGAAAATATTGTAAGAGGTACAGGTATTCTTGTATGAAATTGGCTTTTGGGTAtcttataattagttttacagAAATGCTTCTTATTCATCTATTGCCCCAGCATCTGAATCATCATTTTGCATGAACCATTCGCAGATATATTTCAACAATGTAACGGATTCAACTTTATCCCATccttcagatttttttataatttgcccTGCCCTATCCTTAATGAACAGCAATGTTAACTGCTTCAATGAATCAGCATGATGTCTATCGGCTAGTTGTAGTGTATCTATAGCATTCTCCGCAGTAAgcttttcatataatttttgtgtACACAAACTTTTCAGTCCATCAAGTTGGTAATAATCAGCAGCTTCCAACAGCTTGTCTGGTATCTCACCAGCCTTCGGGACTTTGTTGCTGTATATAAATGTTAGCACCTCCTGTAACACATCTGCCTCGAACGGGGACTCCACTATATTAGTGTAACTCTCAGTAGTGTCATGTGCAAAGTGGGCTTTAAGAACTGGGCTCCGACACGCTAATATATTCTTGTGAACTTCAAACTCAGTGCCTTCCGCAGACTTCATCATTACAtcagaaaataatttgttcaaaAATAGCTGCTCAAAATCATCGCTCAACTTATCTAAATGGTTGGTTTGGTAATCTTTGGAAAACACATTGAACTCAAATAGAATCTTGAAATCATAACAGCACGCCTCTTTACGCCCTGCGCGTATACAGATCGTTCTGTAATCACACATTATTGTGGTCATATAGTGCCACATGTTCGCTAGTATCCTGTAACTACTCTGCGTCACAAGGACTTGTCCCTGTTGAGAATCCAAGCACACTCTATAGTTGAGGACCACAGGTGCTGGTGaagagtaatatattttaatatcatcgGTGCGGCTACAccactttatttttaatcgcaATCTTGTCTCCGGTTGTTTCGAATTCTGGACCTCGGATTCctcagaataaaaaaacatattctccTTTGTTGCCAATAGTTCGCGAAAGGTTTTGAGAGACCATGTTATAGTATCTGTCCAATGTTCCTCATTATCAGTCTGTGTTCtgctatatttaaaactttgccTTATATCGGACATTTTGAAGTAATACTTGAAAACTTTGTTTATGTTATTGCAATTTCCCGTAATATGTAACGACTATAAAGTAATACTTAAATCGTATATCTTTCTTTTCTTCGTACATCAAAAGTAAATTGAATTGTTTCCTGTACAAGTAAACGGTAAAACTAATAAAGGTGAAAGCATATGATATGTACAAATAAGTATTCTTAAGTTTTGACATAAAAGTTATTCCCCACAGTGCTGCCAGGTTAGCGAAACATATTTCATGCTATA
Encoded here:
- the LOC115444128 gene encoding speckle-type POZ protein-like B produces the protein MSDIRQSFKYSRTQTDNEEHWTDTITWSLKTFRELLATKENMFFYSEESEVQNSKQPETRLRLKIKWCSRTDDIKIYYSSPAPVVLNYRVCLDSQQGQVLVTQSSYRILANMWHYMTTIMCDYRTICIRAGRKEACCYDFKILFEFNVFSKDYQTNHLDKLSDDFEQLFLNKLFSDVMMKSAEGTEFEVHKNILACRSPVLKAHFAHDTTESYTNIVESPFEADVLQEVLTFIYSNKVPKAGEIPDKLLEAADYYQLDGLKSLCTQKLYEKLTAENAIDTLQLADRHHADSLKQLTLLFIKDRAGQIIKKSEGWDKVESVTLLKYICEWFMQNDDSDAGAIDE